The following proteins are encoded in a genomic region of Reichenbachiella sp.:
- a CDS encoding Ig-like domain-containing protein — translation MKKIKTFLALCLGLTITIQAQTYDFALHLAKAQNVKIIDVARDDSGNYYIICSFYGSNLPDLDPSASVVNPPDPFDHASDDFFADALLAKYDNDGNYLWSRAAYTTTAGLGGGDSGLRFTDVEVNSNGDVLVLGGIKGGARFTSGFQVAGATTVSSTHERAFIQGYSSTGTDILQIDTGGSQISAGASGEAMHIDASDNIYITGEFMDDVFGLDGHFDPVMSYYAKYNSSGVLQQAINTLNVAYNSGTPNDSKDIYVDGSGNVYVTGVFEGTTDFDPSTGTSTFTGESSGDTYIAKYSSSGTLTWKSHVNNNTGLELGYEIEPLSDGNLVLRRYDANDGHGLVECNATNGSISSIVDVSYALNDVFVSADDNLYLTGKDNGIVFEKRSSAGVQEYSYTIGSTNTLNYGARIIESSGIVDLFAFQKTTGDLDPTTGTASTVGEGSIMVRFDENDNVWPTLSSKSPTDDNQSVAINDNIVLTFSEDVKWGAGKIRLYDSKGAITDYSNSQNTSRVTISNNVVTIDPQENFEYNLDYYITIEDDAILDIAGNAYAGFSSETSWNFKTVSIGQAPTDIQISANSFDEDTPSSTFLADVTGSDPDGNLNYFELLDMTASGTAYDDFYLSNGKLYVGYGDYDYATKSSYAIRIQAVDDYNNTFEKDFTLYVNDPNPDNEGPTVLSTTPADDATNVDVNFGTYVLHMSEPVKVADAPGIAGTNYFLELARGPLGSTHQLIKRFDVQNSNDVEIDGSTITLKNIPQLDHNTAHWVRYYAPTPAITDEAGNAMQQYISTNAFPFTTEAVSPPVLQSKSPHNVSTVAVDASFVLQFDESVQPGPENINPGIWLRYGAASMAISLIDHAVFNGSEITITPPNELLYDQDYYIEIPSGVIRDLEGTSYAGLTGNTEWYFTTEAEPLAPTNLSPVNGADNVPVGDDLVLTFPENADIGSGTLAIYRASDNDFIRSWSNFNGSTMTIDGTTVTFHQPSDLPANTEMYVQVSDGYLRADADANNTWVGINDNTTWRFTTGAENPAPSVQSLSPAHLSTGVNLDSDLVLTASEDIFMTGSANILILQGSTPVKSIPTDDASIEVNGATLTITGALNDLDYETEYWVFVPGYVLSDDTGKYLPETSNSLWRFTTSKEYMQVLSFSPTGTTEQPRATEFSITFDREISLTSGAERLYIYPVGSHSAVGALSNSDFEIDGTTATAVSSVWLDSDQEYYVTMDEGLFLEAADPTVENTQITADANWNFTTRINDGNGPMPQTYSPANGATKVSRLGSEVSFDITYNEPVFLGATSQNVTLYREEGASDFLYYNVGSGATLSEDGRTVSFHIPSHYTMHYDKEYYILMNATTNLGKPIIFDADGNGVPGITDDQAWRFTTHETAQITSFTPAAGTTVPVDTEISFELNNDIDVMSGPVYLKYYATNGTVATINMPSADAVADGNKVTFDFGELEEGTHYWVQIPNSSFRDEFNQTFSADDRDTWHFYTEDITKPTVLTTTPGQDDTDVSLSNIIEVEWSETIIASVSAGAPITIVDATNDQVLETITSNARIDVQNGNLLRINPENDLSEQILIEVHITEGVVKDAADNLAEAYDWSFTTGDFTAPTIASLSPMHEATGVAIDADLVLTFSEEVQNGGGYIRVKEVGGSPVKVSGRIDSNPDQFTLSGNKLTIHLANANLGALAHGVSYYVQIDNSAIQDHAGNYFAGISDDATTWKFTIEKEVQTIAITPIADRLTTDGAFDVQATTTSNLALSYNVISGPATNSGKTITPTGESGNVVIEVSQAGNDYYYPATETVSFRITDPSKDDQTITFAIADQVYGGVVALNGSTDSGLPITYELLSGPATRSDNQLSLTGVGSVVVRATADGDDTYNPAEPVEVTFDVSKATLTVTANDKSKTYSESNPELTFEYDGFVNGDDESALSEIPEVSTAATDVSDAGEYAITLGGGTADNYALTLVNGTLTIEKATATVTLSDLTFDEDGTAKSPTVVTDPAELTVVLTYDGASEAPSEAGTYEVVATIDEINYSGSVTATLTINENTITGVQPTARSISVYPNPTSDWMVISGIHSGVMKVSLIDIDGRTVLSQDISPKEKMDVSSLKTGLYLLTLDHQNITTTTKILIH, via the coding sequence ATGAAAAAAATCAAGACATTTCTTGCTTTATGTTTGGGGCTAACAATAACCATTCAAGCACAAACCTACGATTTCGCATTACATCTAGCGAAAGCACAAAACGTCAAAATTATTGATGTCGCACGAGATGACTCAGGCAACTATTACATCATTTGCTCCTTTTATGGTTCCAACTTGCCAGATTTGGATCCATCTGCTTCTGTAGTGAATCCGCCTGATCCATTTGATCATGCTTCAGATGACTTTTTTGCAGATGCATTATTGGCCAAGTATGACAACGACGGAAACTATTTATGGTCCCGAGCTGCATATACCACAACAGCCGGGCTCGGAGGAGGAGATTCTGGATTGAGATTTACAGATGTAGAAGTGAACTCTAATGGGGATGTCTTGGTATTGGGTGGAATAAAAGGAGGAGCCCGTTTCACATCTGGATTTCAGGTGGCTGGTGCGACTACCGTTTCTAGCACGCATGAAAGAGCATTTATTCAGGGTTATTCTTCTACCGGAACTGACATTTTACAAATCGACACGGGTGGCTCTCAAATTTCTGCAGGAGCATCAGGTGAGGCCATGCATATCGATGCTTCAGATAATATTTACATCACTGGAGAATTTATGGATGATGTCTTTGGCTTAGATGGCCATTTTGACCCGGTTATGTCTTATTATGCCAAATACAATAGTAGTGGAGTATTGCAGCAAGCAATCAATACGCTCAATGTAGCTTACAACAGTGGTACACCTAACGACTCCAAAGATATTTATGTAGATGGATCAGGAAATGTTTACGTGACAGGTGTTTTCGAGGGGACTACGGATTTTGACCCATCAACAGGTACATCTACTTTTACAGGAGAGTCCAGTGGCGACACATATATTGCCAAATATAGCAGCAGTGGGACTCTAACTTGGAAAAGCCATGTAAATAACAATACTGGATTGGAATTAGGTTATGAAATTGAACCTTTATCAGATGGAAATTTAGTCTTGAGAAGATATGATGCAAACGACGGACACGGGCTGGTGGAATGCAATGCAACAAATGGTAGTATATCTTCAATTGTGGATGTGTCTTATGCTTTAAATGATGTATTTGTTTCTGCTGATGATAATTTATATCTCACTGGAAAAGATAATGGTATCGTATTTGAAAAAAGATCTTCAGCTGGTGTTCAGGAGTATTCATATACTATCGGATCCACCAACACTTTGAATTATGGCGCTCGAATTATAGAAAGCAGTGGTATTGTAGACCTATTTGCATTCCAGAAGACCACTGGAGATTTGGATCCGACAACAGGTACAGCTTCTACCGTAGGTGAAGGGTCTATCATGGTGAGGTTTGATGAAAATGATAATGTATGGCCTACGCTTTCCAGCAAATCGCCTACAGATGATAATCAAAGTGTGGCTATCAATGATAATATTGTTCTCACATTTAGTGAAGATGTGAAATGGGGCGCAGGAAAAATCAGATTATATGATTCGAAAGGTGCGATTACCGATTATTCCAATAGCCAAAATACCAGCAGGGTAACGATTTCAAACAACGTAGTCACGATAGACCCTCAGGAGAATTTTGAATATAACCTGGATTACTATATCACTATTGAAGACGATGCGATCCTGGATATTGCTGGGAACGCCTATGCAGGTTTTTCCAGTGAAACCAGCTGGAATTTCAAAACTGTAAGCATAGGCCAGGCACCAACGGATATTCAAATTTCAGCGAACAGTTTCGACGAAGATACACCGAGTAGTACTTTTTTGGCTGATGTTACCGGATCAGACCCTGATGGGAATCTGAATTATTTCGAACTGCTGGATATGACTGCTTCAGGCACAGCCTATGATGATTTTTATTTGTCCAATGGCAAGCTATATGTGGGTTATGGTGATTACGACTATGCGACTAAAAGCAGCTATGCCATTCGAATACAAGCAGTAGATGATTACAACAATACCTTCGAAAAAGACTTCACACTTTATGTAAACGATCCCAACCCGGATAACGAAGGACCTACGGTTTTGTCAACGACACCTGCGGATGATGCAACTAACGTGGATGTCAACTTTGGAACTTATGTATTGCATATGTCCGAGCCCGTGAAAGTAGCGGATGCCCCTGGTATTGCCGGTACTAACTACTTTTTAGAGTTAGCTCGTGGCCCGCTGGGTAGTACACATCAGCTGATAAAGCGATTCGATGTACAGAATTCTAACGATGTAGAAATAGATGGGAGTACAATAACACTAAAAAATATTCCTCAACTAGACCATAATACAGCACATTGGGTGAGATATTATGCTCCGACCCCAGCAATAACAGATGAAGCAGGTAATGCTATGCAGCAATACATCAGCACAAATGCATTTCCGTTTACCACTGAGGCGGTATCACCTCCTGTATTGCAAAGCAAATCGCCACATAATGTAAGCACCGTTGCTGTAGATGCCAGTTTTGTGTTGCAATTTGACGAATCCGTACAACCAGGACCAGAAAATATCAATCCTGGAATTTGGCTAAGGTATGGTGCCGCTTCCATGGCGATTTCACTTATTGATCATGCTGTCTTCAACGGCAGTGAGATCACGATCACACCTCCCAATGAGTTATTGTATGATCAGGACTATTATATTGAAATACCGTCTGGTGTAATTAGGGATTTAGAGGGCACTTCGTACGCGGGCTTGACTGGCAATACGGAATGGTACTTTACTACAGAAGCAGAACCATTAGCACCTACTAATTTGAGTCCGGTAAATGGAGCCGACAATGTGCCTGTTGGTGATGACTTGGTACTTACTTTCCCGGAAAACGCTGATATAGGTAGTGGTACGCTGGCTATTTATCGTGCATCCGACAATGATTTTATAAGAAGCTGGTCTAACTTCAATGGTTCGACAATGACAATTGATGGAACTACAGTGACTTTCCATCAGCCTTCTGATTTACCTGCCAATACAGAAATGTATGTGCAAGTAAGTGATGGGTATTTGAGAGCTGATGCTGATGCTAATAATACTTGGGTAGGCATTAACGATAATACGACTTGGCGATTTACTACAGGTGCAGAAAACCCTGCGCCTAGTGTACAGTCTCTAAGTCCAGCGCATTTGTCGACAGGTGTTAATCTGGATTCTGATCTGGTATTGACCGCATCAGAGGATATTTTTATGACGGGTTCAGCTAATATTCTCATTTTGCAAGGCTCAACACCGGTAAAATCAATTCCAACTGATGACGCTTCTATAGAGGTGAATGGAGCAACGCTAACGATAACAGGCGCACTCAATGATTTAGATTATGAAACCGAATATTGGGTGTTTGTTCCAGGTTATGTGCTCAGCGATGACACAGGTAAGTATTTACCAGAAACAAGCAATAGCCTTTGGCGCTTTACCACATCGAAAGAATATATGCAGGTGCTTTCTTTTTCTCCAACGGGCACTACCGAACAGCCCAGGGCCACAGAGTTCAGCATAACATTTGATAGAGAGATAAGCTTAACAAGTGGAGCCGAAAGACTGTATATATATCCAGTTGGTAGTCATTCTGCCGTGGGTGCTTTGTCTAATAGTGACTTTGAAATTGATGGGACTACAGCCACAGCTGTAAGTTCAGTTTGGTTAGATTCTGACCAAGAATATTACGTGACTATGGATGAAGGCCTTTTTCTTGAAGCAGCTGATCCAACGGTTGAAAATACGCAAATAACAGCAGATGCCAATTGGAACTTTACGACTCGTATTAATGACGGAAACGGACCAATGCCCCAGACATATTCACCCGCCAATGGAGCCACTAAGGTGTCAAGGTTGGGAAGTGAGGTTTCTTTCGATATTACCTATAATGAGCCGGTATTTCTTGGAGCAACCAGCCAAAATGTAACCCTCTACAGGGAAGAGGGAGCTTCAGATTTTTTATATTATAATGTTGGCTCTGGAGCTACATTGAGTGAGGATGGTAGAACGGTCTCTTTTCATATTCCTTCGCATTACACCATGCACTATGACAAGGAGTACTATATTCTGATGAATGCTACTACCAATTTAGGTAAGCCGATCATATTTGATGCAGATGGCAATGGTGTGCCGGGTATTACCGATGATCAGGCTTGGCGTTTCACCACGCATGAGACCGCTCAGATTACTTCCTTTACACCTGCTGCTGGTACTACCGTGCCAGTAGATACTGAAATTAGCTTCGAGCTAAATAATGACATAGACGTAATGAGCGGGCCGGTGTACCTGAAATATTATGCAACTAATGGCACGGTGGCTACTATCAACATGCCTTCAGCCGATGCCGTGGCTGATGGCAATAAGGTGACATTTGACTTTGGTGAATTAGAGGAAGGTACCCACTACTGGGTGCAAATTCCTAACAGCTCATTCAGGGATGAGTTTAATCAGACGTTTAGTGCGGATGATAGAGATACCTGGCATTTTTATACAGAGGACATCACCAAACCTACCGTCTTGACCACAACTCCTGGACAAGATGATACTGATGTTAGTTTGTCAAATATTATTGAAGTGGAATGGTCAGAGACCATCATCGCTAGTGTGAGCGCGGGAGCACCTATTACCATCGTGGATGCAACGAATGATCAGGTATTAGAAACGATTACCAGTAACGCGAGAATCGATGTGCAAAATGGAAACCTGCTACGCATTAATCCCGAAAATGATCTTTCTGAGCAGATTTTGATTGAGGTTCATATAACCGAAGGTGTCGTAAAAGATGCTGCTGACAACTTGGCGGAGGCTTATGACTGGTCATTTACTACAGGCGACTTCACGGCACCTACCATTGCTTCTCTCTCCCCCATGCACGAAGCCACCGGCGTGGCTATCGATGCTGACTTGGTGCTTACTTTTAGTGAAGAAGTACAAAATGGAGGAGGTTACATTCGAGTGAAAGAAGTGGGCGGTTCGCCAGTGAAAGTAAGTGGTAGAATTGACTCCAACCCAGATCAGTTCACTTTGAGTGGAAACAAACTGACCATCCATCTGGCGAATGCCAATTTGGGGGCTTTGGCTCATGGCGTTAGCTATTATGTGCAAATCGACAATTCAGCCATTCAGGACCATGCAGGTAATTATTTCGCGGGTATTTCGGACGATGCCACCACCTGGAAATTTACCATCGAAAAAGAAGTTCAAACCATAGCTATTACACCGATTGCCGATCGCTTGACAACCGATGGCGCATTCGACGTGCAGGCGACAACTACCAGCAATTTGGCACTGAGCTACAATGTAATCAGCGGTCCAGCAACCAACAGTGGTAAGACGATTACCCCAACGGGAGAATCCGGAAATGTGGTGATCGAAGTGAGCCAGGCAGGTAATGATTATTATTATCCGGCTACCGAGACCGTGAGTTTCCGAATTACAGATCCATCAAAAGATGATCAAACCATCACTTTTGCTATAGCAGACCAAGTCTATGGTGGGGTGGTTGCGTTAAATGGAAGTACAGATAGTGGATTGCCAATTACCTACGAACTACTGAGCGGACCCGCCACAAGATCTGACAACCAGCTATCATTGACAGGGGTAGGTTCGGTAGTAGTAAGAGCAACCGCAGATGGAGATGATACTTACAATCCGGCTGAGCCCGTGGAGGTCACCTTTGATGTGAGTAAAGCCACCTTGACCGTCACTGCTAATGACAAATCAAAAACGTATAGTGAGTCTAATCCCGAACTTACTTTTGAGTATGATGGATTTGTGAACGGCGATGATGAAAGTGCGCTAAGTGAGATTCCAGAAGTCAGCACAGCAGCGACTGATGTCAGTGATGCCGGAGAGTATGCTATTACTTTGGGTGGCGGTACCGCCGACAACTATGCACTGACTTTGGTGAATGGAACCTTGACCATTGAAAAAGCCACGGCTACGGTGACGTTGTCTGACCTTACTTTCGATGAAGATGGTACCGCTAAATCTCCAACAGTTGTTACCGATCCAGCGGAGCTGACGGTGGTACTTACCTACGATGGTGCAAGTGAAGCGCCAAGTGAAGCAGGCACTTACGAAGTGGTGGCAACAATAGATGAAATCAATTATTCTGGTTCAGTTACAGCTACACTAACTATCAATGAAAATACCATAACAGGAGTACAACCTACAGCGAGATCGATTTCAGTATATCCAAACCCAACTTCAGATTGGATGGTGATTTCTGGAATTCACTCAGGGGTAATGAAAGTGTCATTGATTGATATAGATGGACGTACCGTACTATCTCAAGACATTTCTCCTAAGGAAAAAATGGATGTGTCTAGTTTAAAGACTGGACTCTACCTGCTCACACTTGATCACCAAAATATTACCACAACAACAAAGATCCTTATCCACTAA
- a CDS encoding co-chaperone GroES family protein has product MELTADNKLKKLIVVGDRVLIKPKKEAEKTDSGLFLPPGVKEKEKIQSGYIVKTGPGLPIPMPMEDEDDWKPEENKVKYLPLQAKEGDLAIFLQNGAFEVIYQKEKYFIVPQASILMLEREEDL; this is encoded by the coding sequence ATGGAATTGACAGCAGACAACAAATTAAAAAAGTTAATAGTGGTGGGTGATCGCGTGCTGATCAAACCCAAAAAAGAAGCTGAAAAAACAGATAGTGGATTGTTTCTGCCTCCTGGTGTGAAGGAAAAAGAGAAAATACAATCAGGCTATATTGTGAAAACCGGCCCTGGACTCCCTATTCCTATGCCCATGGAGGATGAAGATGATTGGAAACCTGAAGAGAACAAAGTAAAATACCTTCCCTTGCAGGCGAAAGAGGGTGATTTGGCAATTTTCCTTCAAAACGGTGCCTTTGAAGTGATCTACCAAAAAGAGAAATACTTTATTGTTCCTCAAGCTTCAATCCTGATGCTCGAAAGAGAGGAAGATCTTTAA
- a CDS encoding aldose 1-epimerase family protein: MKYSIENDLFKVEVDECGAELCSILSKKSGHEYIWQADEKVWKGSAPVLFPVIGALKSGSYIFNEKSYELPKHGFVRNSNKVRLINRTRSRLSFILSSDEETLDMYPFKFDLKVSFFLFESRLQIFHEVANTGDDHMYFSLGGHPAFNYPWKEGENKDDYYLEFERKENNSIFVISENGLLTKDELPMMEETNKLPLKKGLFDNDALIFTELNSSEVSIKSKSSKDKISVNFDDFPFLGVWSKPNADFLCIEPWDGLPDFEDSDQELTKKPGIIKLGPGSIHYASYTIQIFEA; this comes from the coding sequence GTGAAATACTCGATCGAAAACGACCTATTCAAAGTAGAAGTTGATGAATGTGGTGCAGAGCTTTGTAGTATTTTGTCCAAAAAATCCGGACACGAATACATTTGGCAAGCCGACGAAAAGGTTTGGAAAGGCTCAGCACCTGTTCTGTTTCCTGTGATTGGAGCATTGAAGTCAGGAAGTTATATATTCAACGAAAAATCTTACGAATTACCAAAACATGGATTTGTTAGAAATAGTAACAAAGTTCGTTTGATCAATCGAACCAGGTCGAGGTTGTCTTTTATTCTGTCCAGTGATGAGGAAACCTTAGACATGTACCCGTTTAAGTTTGATTTGAAAGTGAGTTTTTTTCTGTTTGAAAGTAGACTTCAAATATTCCATGAAGTGGCCAATACGGGAGATGATCACATGTACTTTTCCCTTGGCGGCCACCCAGCTTTTAACTACCCATGGAAGGAGGGAGAAAACAAGGATGATTACTATTTAGAATTCGAAAGAAAAGAGAATAACTCAATATTTGTGATTTCTGAAAACGGTCTTCTTACCAAGGACGAATTGCCAATGATGGAGGAGACAAATAAGCTTCCATTGAAAAAAGGATTATTCGACAATGATGCTTTGATCTTTACAGAATTAAATTCTTCGGAGGTCAGCATCAAATCGAAAAGCTCAAAGGACAAAATCAGTGTTAATTTTGATGATTTCCCTTTTCTTGGCGTATGGTCGAAACCCAACGCTGATTTTCTCTGTATAGAACCTTGGGATGGACTGCCTGACTTTGAAGACTCAGATCAGGAGCTAACCAAAAAACCAGGAATCATTAAACTCGGACCAGGAAGTATCCATTATGCATCATACACTATTCAAATTTTTGAAGCTTAG
- a CDS encoding DUF1684 domain-containing protein encodes MHHTLFKFLKLSLSLLFFISIYSCQPQEVPLSEEYLKADAEFRERLSKGRDHYLKLVGLHPLVQGTNLFGSSEANNIQMSSKGLPATIGAVELQGTTAVFTASDSLSIQLTANDSVVSIWTDAFTESSENGTMLKHNQIEWQVIKRLDEFFLRVKDQEAETAKVFKGFEAYPLQSKYVVEADYTPYTDTKTEEVNTQLGTNQEMDFLGELSFELDGKSYKLSVGLGGFLIVGDQTNDETTYGGGRYVYVDLPEESGKVKIDFNRLYNPPCVYSEFTTCPLPPTQNVLPIKIEAGEKYARL; translated from the coding sequence ATGCATCATACACTATTCAAATTTTTGAAGCTTAGCCTATCACTATTATTTTTCATTTCCATCTATTCATGCCAGCCGCAAGAAGTGCCGCTTTCGGAGGAGTATTTAAAGGCTGATGCCGAGTTTAGAGAACGCTTATCAAAAGGAAGAGACCATTACCTGAAGTTGGTGGGGCTGCATCCGCTGGTTCAGGGGACTAATTTATTTGGATCTTCCGAAGCAAATAACATTCAAATGAGCAGCAAAGGGTTACCGGCCACTATCGGTGCGGTGGAGCTTCAAGGAACTACGGCGGTATTTACAGCATCGGATAGTTTAAGTATTCAGCTTACAGCCAATGATTCTGTGGTCTCGATTTGGACCGACGCGTTTACCGAGTCTTCTGAGAATGGGACCATGCTCAAACACAACCAGATAGAGTGGCAGGTAATAAAAAGATTGGATGAATTTTTTTTGCGTGTAAAAGATCAAGAGGCCGAAACAGCGAAAGTATTTAAAGGTTTTGAGGCCTATCCATTGCAGAGTAAGTATGTGGTGGAAGCCGATTACACACCTTATACGGATACTAAAACTGAAGAAGTCAATACCCAGTTAGGAACCAATCAAGAAATGGATTTTTTAGGCGAATTGTCCTTTGAGTTGGATGGAAAATCATACAAGCTATCTGTAGGATTGGGAGGATTTTTGATTGTGGGGGATCAGACCAATGACGAAACTACCTATGGCGGGGGAAGGTATGTGTATGTAGATTTGCCAGAGGAGTCTGGAAAAGTGAAAATCGACTTTAATCGATTATACAATCCGCCTTGTGTGTACTCTGAATTTACTACTTGTCCTTTGCCCCCCACCCAAAATGTGCTGCCAATAAAAATTGAAGCTGGGGAAAAATATGCTCGCCTATGA
- a CDS encoding cupin domain-containing protein: MIFHERDQLETKELVQGISGQLIHTDTLSIGYFDIAKGAVLPAHSHVHEQITSLLEGELEMTVDGETKIMKAGHVATIPSNVVHSARALTDCKAVDVFNPVREDYK; this comes from the coding sequence ATGATTTTTCATGAAAGAGATCAACTAGAAACGAAAGAGTTAGTACAAGGTATTAGTGGTCAACTCATTCATACGGATACGTTATCCATTGGCTATTTTGATATTGCCAAGGGAGCTGTATTACCAGCGCACAGTCATGTGCATGAACAAATAACCAGCCTTTTGGAAGGTGAACTGGAAATGACGGTAGATGGTGAAACCAAAATCATGAAAGCTGGTCATGTAGCCACTATCCCTTCGAATGTAGTTCATTCGGCTCGAGCACTTACCGACTGCAAAGCGGTAGATGTTTTCAATCCAGTAAGGGAAGATTATAAGTAG
- a CDS encoding metallophosphoesterase family protein: protein MRIGLISDTHGFLDPKVFDYFKEVDQIWHAGDVGTAALIEELGAFKPTLGVYGNIDGQDVRQLFPEDQMFMCEGVKVYMTHIGGKPPRYNPRVRGLINKHLPQLFICGHSHILTVMHDPKRPGTLFMNPGAAGRHGFHKERTLLRFTLEAGKPKDLEVVKLGSRAQKA, encoded by the coding sequence TTGCGCATAGGACTGATCTCTGATACTCACGGATTTTTGGATCCAAAAGTATTTGATTATTTCAAAGAAGTGGATCAAATATGGCATGCGGGTGATGTGGGTACAGCTGCTCTTATTGAGGAATTGGGTGCATTCAAACCTACACTCGGCGTATATGGCAATATCGACGGGCAAGACGTTCGTCAATTATTTCCAGAGGATCAAATGTTTATGTGCGAGGGTGTGAAAGTATATATGACACACATCGGAGGAAAACCACCAAGATATAATCCGAGGGTGAGAGGATTGATCAATAAACATTTACCTCAGTTATTTATATGCGGTCATTCTCATATTCTGACCGTCATGCACGACCCTAAAAGACCCGGCACCTTATTTATGAACCCAGGTGCTGCTGGACGTCACGGATTTCACAAGGAAAGAACTTTGCTACGATTCACTCTTGAAGCGGGGAAACCTAAGGACTTGGAAGTGGTTAAGCTGGGTAGTAGAGCGCAGAAGGCCTAG